One genomic window of Stieleria sp. JC731 includes the following:
- a CDS encoding sugar phosphate isomerase/epimerase family protein, which yields MKYGMNLLLWTGEVTEEMYPVCEQLKEIGFDGVELPMFNLDLDYGAIGKQLDSMELKRTGVTIRIEEDNPISPDPAVRKKGIELTKKTLDLAAEAGIETLVGPYHSAIGLFSGAGPTEDEWKWGVEGMRECAEHAGNVGVRIGVEALNRFECYLLNAHADSARFVREVDHPACGMMYDTFHSNIEEKSITDAINVGGDKLIHIHISENDRSTPGKGGVNWQENFDAITNSGYDGWLVIEAFGLALPEIAAATKIWRKMFDTEIKLAKEGFEFMKGEVEKRQ from the coding sequence ATGAAATACGGAATGAACTTGCTGCTGTGGACCGGCGAAGTGACCGAGGAAATGTATCCGGTTTGCGAGCAGCTGAAGGAAATCGGGTTCGACGGTGTCGAGTTGCCGATGTTCAATCTGGATTTGGATTACGGAGCGATCGGGAAGCAACTCGATTCGATGGAATTGAAACGAACCGGCGTCACGATCCGAATCGAAGAAGACAACCCGATTTCGCCGGACCCCGCAGTACGAAAGAAGGGAATCGAGCTGACCAAGAAAACACTTGATCTGGCAGCCGAAGCGGGAATCGAAACGCTTGTCGGCCCCTATCACTCCGCGATCGGTCTTTTCAGCGGTGCCGGCCCAACCGAAGACGAATGGAAATGGGGCGTCGAAGGCATGCGAGAGTGTGCCGAACATGCTGGAAACGTTGGGGTACGGATCGGTGTCGAAGCTCTGAATCGCTTCGAATGCTACTTGCTGAATGCCCATGCGGATTCGGCGCGATTCGTTCGCGAAGTCGATCATCCGGCATGCGGAATGATGTACGACACGTTCCATTCCAACATCGAAGAGAAAAGCATCACCGATGCGATCAATGTTGGTGGTGACAAGCTGATCCACATCCATATCAGCGAGAACGACCGCAGCACACCTGGTAAGGGCGGCGTCAATTGGCAAGAGAACTTTGATGCGATCACCAACAGCGGTTATGACGGCTGGCTTGTGATCGAAGCCTTCGGTCTGGCGCTTCCTGAAATCGCTGCGGCAACCAAGATCTGGCGGAAGATGTTTGATACCGAAATCAAACTGGCCAAGGAAGGGTTTGAGTTCATGAAGGGCGAAGTGGAAAAACGCCAGTGA
- a CDS encoding histidine kinase, whose translation MSDLKESDPQDSSDNAETVVLLSGDLIFASRVRAAAQNAGYAFKLSGALPEIESIKFVIVDLSTRSGLLEQLMDYRDRVCPNAITVAYGPHVQEKPLELAKQIGVQKVMTRGQFDRSLATLFTAST comes from the coding sequence GTGAGTGATTTGAAAGAAAGCGATCCCCAAGATTCGTCGGACAATGCAGAGACCGTTGTCTTGTTGTCCGGCGATCTAATTTTCGCATCACGTGTCCGCGCTGCTGCACAGAATGCCGGTTACGCATTCAAGCTATCAGGTGCGCTTCCTGAAATCGAATCGATCAAGTTCGTCATCGTCGATCTGTCCACACGCAGTGGACTGTTGGAACAACTGATGGACTATCGCGATCGTGTTTGTCCGAATGCAATCACGGTTGCGTACGGTCCCCATGTTCAGGAAAAGCCATTGGAACTGGCAAAGCAGATCGGCGTTCAGAAAGTGATGACGCGAGGTCAGTTCGATCGATCGCTGGCTACCCTGTTCACGGCATCAACCTGA
- a CDS encoding PIG-L deacetylase family protein, whose translation MPSVLAIAAHPDDIEYMMAGTMLHLGRLGWDLHYVNLCDGSRGSTTMSREECAATRLEEAKRACELMGATFYGPIFPDMEAAYNIENVAKVTAIVRKSKASIVLTQPPIDYMEDHQNSCRLAVSAAFSHGMPNLISDPPVDPYYEPVTVYHCQPVGNRTQLCEIVTPHFYVDVSDVVEKKVDLLACHESQKQWLDQSQGMDSYLQALRDVNAETGKMSGKFEFAEGWRKHLHWGFCGPDDDPLRDALTDLIVESE comes from the coding sequence ATGCCTTCGGTCCTTGCCATCGCGGCGCATCCTGATGATATCGAATACATGATGGCCGGTACGATGTTGCACCTAGGGCGACTCGGTTGGGACTTGCACTACGTCAATCTTTGTGACGGTTCACGTGGCAGCACAACGATGTCACGCGAAGAATGTGCAGCGACTCGATTGGAAGAAGCAAAGAGGGCATGTGAGCTGATGGGGGCGACGTTTTACGGCCCCATCTTTCCGGACATGGAAGCGGCGTACAACATCGAAAACGTCGCCAAGGTGACCGCGATCGTTCGCAAGTCCAAGGCGTCGATCGTCCTGACACAGCCGCCGATCGACTACATGGAAGATCATCAAAACTCCTGTCGATTGGCTGTCAGCGCGGCGTTTTCTCACGGGATGCCGAATCTGATCAGTGATCCGCCGGTTGATCCTTATTACGAACCGGTCACGGTGTATCACTGTCAGCCGGTGGGCAATCGGACACAGCTCTGTGAAATCGTTACGCCGCATTTCTATGTCGACGTTAGCGATGTCGTGGAAAAGAAAGTCGATCTGCTTGCCTGTCATGAGAGCCAAAAACAGTGGCTTGACCAGAGCCAAGGGATGGACAGTTATCTGCAAGCGTTGCGTGACGTGAACGCCGAAACGGGCAAAATGAGCGGCAAGTTCGAATTCGCCGAAGGTTGGCGAAAGCACTTGCACTGGGGCTTTTGCGGTCCCGACGACGATCCTCTTCGCGATGCGTTGACGGATTTGATCGTTGAAAGCGAATGA
- a CDS encoding DUF1592 domain-containing protein: MALLATSAAESVLFAQQPDASSGSDDRTATVAREILKRACLDCHGADSQDSELRLDQLGSDFSDHATAATWLEVRTQINLGQMPPEDRERLSAEEISLLTSWVTSQVRAAEKSGLRSGENVLMRRMNRHEYTNTVMDLLSMKFPTGESPIDVLPPDGTAEGFDKVSAALQLDPSLMESYYKIARRIADRAIVDGPPKHPTERMRLEFEEIADSHAISYLLTRLGMEVVPGGLRLVEGGTRSFGMLRYPGRRDNNVAPENGFYRFTLKAGGVKGSDGRVPRLLVTHDHPDETMRKIMEFEVTASWDDPQEYSVVVPRDTLGGEVHVQLIDEAKLYMGQRPGEDFMRRNDELGKQGNFTETIRLSGRKIAEGWGGDRSTPNPDKLDWKQFPHVFLDYIEVEGPLYDAWPPVSHTSILFGGNADQQQPDTAREIFARFLPKAWRRPITENELVPILSVVQTELDAGETFNEAIRVGIVAALCSPKFLYLVEPNQASDESDDLEEYRLASRLSYLIWNSMPDESLFRLASEHKLAEPGELVRQIDRMLDDPRSDRFLDSFARQWFRTETYTVFTPDRFLYRQYDDKLSEAVVREPLEFFRYLVRQGLALDCLVDSDFLIINERLAEHYQIEGVRGEQFRRVELPDGSPRGGLLGMAGVHQAGSDGVRTKPVSRAVFVREVLFNDPPDPPPPNAGEIEPNIEGERLTVRQRLIAHQQIDACAACHRNLDPYGLALENFNVIGLWRTEQDGEDFRGRNVPPIDPSGRLPDGTSFNSYDEFKSLLVQQKQRFRRGVAERLLVYALGRPVSPSDDDDLQHMIDTMIRGGDSMRTLLHGLVTSQVFGEK, encoded by the coding sequence GTGGCTTTACTAGCGACGTCAGCTGCGGAGTCAGTCCTGTTCGCACAGCAGCCCGATGCTTCGTCAGGTTCTGATGACCGAACGGCCACCGTTGCTCGTGAAATCCTGAAGCGAGCCTGCTTGGATTGCCATGGTGCGGATTCGCAAGACTCTGAATTAAGACTCGATCAACTCGGCAGTGACTTTAGCGATCACGCCACGGCGGCAACTTGGCTCGAAGTACGTACACAGATCAATCTAGGGCAAATGCCGCCAGAGGATCGAGAACGCTTGTCGGCTGAAGAAATTTCATTGCTGACAAGCTGGGTCACATCGCAGGTACGTGCGGCCGAAAAGTCGGGTTTGCGATCCGGCGAGAACGTATTAATGCGGAGGATGAATCGGCACGAATACACCAACACGGTAATGGACCTTTTGTCGATGAAGTTCCCGACCGGGGAAAGCCCGATCGATGTGCTTCCGCCCGACGGGACAGCCGAAGGGTTCGACAAAGTCAGCGCGGCGTTGCAGTTGGATCCTTCGCTAATGGAATCCTACTACAAGATAGCCCGGCGGATCGCCGATCGAGCGATCGTGGATGGACCACCGAAGCATCCGACCGAAAGGATGCGATTGGAATTTGAGGAGATCGCGGACAGCCATGCGATTAGCTATCTGTTGACCCGGTTGGGAATGGAAGTGGTTCCCGGCGGACTACGTCTGGTCGAAGGAGGAACACGGTCCTTCGGAATGTTGCGATACCCAGGTCGACGCGACAACAACGTTGCCCCAGAGAACGGTTTTTATCGATTTACATTGAAAGCCGGCGGTGTGAAAGGAAGTGACGGTCGAGTGCCGCGGTTGTTGGTGACGCATGATCATCCTGATGAAACCATGCGGAAGATCATGGAATTCGAAGTCACAGCTTCCTGGGATGATCCGCAGGAATACTCCGTTGTGGTGCCTCGCGATACGCTTGGCGGTGAAGTTCATGTGCAGTTGATTGATGAAGCAAAGCTTTACATGGGGCAGCGCCCCGGTGAGGACTTCATGCGTCGCAACGATGAACTTGGAAAGCAAGGCAATTTCACCGAAACGATTCGGCTATCCGGACGCAAGATTGCCGAAGGTTGGGGTGGCGATCGTTCAACACCAAATCCTGATAAGCTGGATTGGAAGCAGTTTCCGCATGTCTTCTTAGACTACATCGAAGTCGAAGGACCTCTTTATGACGCTTGGCCACCGGTCAGCCATACCTCGATTCTGTTCGGCGGCAATGCTGATCAGCAGCAGCCCGATACGGCGCGAGAAATCTTTGCTCGTTTCTTGCCGAAAGCTTGGCGTCGTCCCATAACGGAAAATGAACTTGTTCCCATCCTGTCGGTTGTGCAAACCGAACTCGATGCGGGCGAGACTTTTAACGAAGCCATCCGTGTCGGGATCGTTGCCGCATTGTGCTCACCGAAATTTCTGTATCTGGTGGAGCCCAATCAGGCCAGCGACGAAAGTGACGACCTAGAAGAGTATCGGCTGGCGTCACGGCTTTCGTATCTGATTTGGAACTCGATGCCTGATGAGAGTTTGTTTCGATTGGCAAGCGAACACAAGCTCGCTGAGCCCGGCGAATTGGTTCGTCAGATCGATCGAATGTTGGATGACCCCAGGTCAGATCGATTTTTGGATAGCTTCGCTCGGCAATGGTTCCGGACCGAGACTTATACGGTGTTTACTCCGGACCGATTTCTGTATCGCCAATACGACGACAAACTTTCCGAAGCCGTTGTGCGAGAACCATTGGAGTTCTTTCGGTATCTCGTCCGGCAGGGGCTCGCTTTGGATTGTCTAGTCGATTCGGACTTCCTGATCATCAACGAGCGGTTGGCCGAACATTACCAGATCGAAGGTGTGCGCGGCGAGCAATTTCGCCGAGTGGAATTGCCCGACGGTTCACCACGTGGCGGGTTGCTGGGGATGGCCGGGGTGCATCAAGCAGGATCCGATGGCGTGCGAACCAAACCTGTTTCTCGTGCCGTCTTTGTCCGCGAAGTGCTCTTCAACGATCCGCCGGACCCTCCGCCGCCCAATGCCGGCGAAATCGAACCGAACATCGAAGGTGAACGTTTAACGGTGCGTCAACGATTGATTGCCCACCAGCAAATTGATGCTTGTGCCGCGTGCCATCGCAATTTGGACCCTTATGGGTTGGCGTTGGAAAACTTCAACGTGATCGGTCTTTGGCGGACAGAACAAGACGGCGAGGACTTTCGTGGTCGAAATGTTCCGCCGATTGATCCCAGCGGACGATTGCCTGATGGGACTTCCTTCAATAGTTACGACGAATTCAAGTCGCTGTTAGTGCAGCAAAAACAACGTTTCCGACGCGGGGTTGCAGAACGTTTGTTGGTTTATGCGTTGGGGCGTCCGGTCAGTCCTTCCGATGACGATGATTTGCAACACATGATCGATACGATGATTCGTGGCGGCGATTCGATGCGGACGCTACTGCACGGACTGGTGACCAGCCAAGTATTTGGAGAGAAATAG
- a CDS encoding DUF1552 domain-containing protein: MRIANKLRRRTFLHGLGTTIALPWLESKASAAELAGEIVPRMGMFYFGTGMNMRQFYPEGFGKDASFSRILKPLEKHRENLTVLSGTYLEHGGGHDGAYPFATSIARGEKQVASPDQLAARIHGAKTRFPSLQLSVKRGTGFGSQALATISWNEQGVPLAAENDPKLIFNRLFRADSQSDRAEMDIGFRQRRSVLDAVLDDARQIQKQISQDDRRQLDQYFHSIREVEQSLAREIDWADKPKPKPGLNELGDYENAVTPEGNGKFLYDDYAKLMYDLITLAFQTDSTRVISYVVRTELAGGVYPEFGVSKGYHELTHHGNDPSNLEQLAKVDTIYMKHWSYFLDRLDSIREGNGTLLDHSMLGFSSGMGIGHSKAILPTVLSGGEALGIKHQTHLQLPENTPLSALWQTMAEKMGVKASESFQDSPGVIEELVA, translated from the coding sequence ATGCGAATTGCAAACAAGCTCCGCCGTCGTACTTTCCTACACGGGTTGGGGACAACGATTGCTTTGCCATGGTTGGAATCAAAAGCTTCTGCCGCGGAATTGGCCGGAGAGATCGTGCCAAGGATGGGTATGTTTTATTTCGGTACCGGAATGAACATGCGGCAGTTCTATCCGGAAGGCTTCGGCAAGGATGCATCGTTTTCCCGGATATTGAAACCGCTGGAAAAGCATCGTGAGAATCTGACCGTTTTGAGCGGCACCTACTTAGAACACGGTGGAGGTCATGACGGTGCTTATCCCTTTGCAACTTCGATTGCTCGTGGCGAAAAGCAGGTGGCATCGCCAGACCAATTGGCTGCAAGAATCCATGGGGCGAAGACTCGTTTTCCATCGCTTCAGCTTTCTGTCAAGCGAGGCACCGGGTTTGGCAGCCAAGCTCTCGCGACGATTTCATGGAACGAGCAAGGCGTGCCATTGGCGGCCGAGAATGATCCAAAGCTAATTTTCAATCGCTTGTTTCGCGCCGATAGCCAATCCGATCGAGCCGAAATGGACATCGGGTTTCGTCAGCGCCGAAGTGTACTTGATGCGGTGCTCGATGACGCACGCCAAATCCAAAAGCAGATCAGTCAAGATGATCGTCGGCAATTGGATCAGTACTTCCATTCCATTCGCGAAGTTGAACAGAGCTTGGCTCGCGAGATTGACTGGGCTGATAAACCAAAACCCAAGCCCGGCCTGAATGAATTAGGTGACTACGAAAACGCGGTCACTCCAGAAGGCAATGGGAAGTTTCTCTACGACGACTATGCCAAGTTGATGTATGACCTAATCACGCTGGCCTTTCAAACGGATTCGACGCGTGTGATTTCTTACGTTGTACGTACCGAATTGGCCGGCGGTGTTTATCCGGAATTCGGTGTCAGTAAGGGCTATCACGAATTGACCCACCACGGAAACGATCCCTCGAACTTGGAACAGCTTGCCAAAGTTGACACGATCTACATGAAACATTGGTCGTACTTCCTGGATCGTTTGGATTCGATCCGTGAAGGCAACGGCACGCTGCTTGACCATTCCATGCTGGGCTTTTCCAGTGGAATGGGGATCGGACATAGCAAAGCGATTTTGCCAACAGTGTTGTCTGGCGGCGAGGCTTTGGGGATCAAGCATCAAACCCATTTACAATTGCCCGAAAACACACCTCTGTCGGCGCTTTGGCAAACGATGGCCGAAAAAATGGGGGTCAAAGCCAGTGAGTCGTTTCAGGATAGCCCCGGTGTCATTGAGGAGTTGGTCGCTTGA
- a CDS encoding formylglycine-generating enzyme family protein translates to MKTLPLALMMATILCGSMLFPKSAVAQTDPQQVDKSDDASPLAIRFVRIPAGTFMRGFDNSDRNEQRFHLDHPYSNHQDFKFERPSHRVELTKAFEIADCEVTVGQFREFVEATGYRTDAEKNGGALGWFPDEDNYVDRFHADPAVTWQSPGFEQSDRHPVVAVSWNDAQAFCRWLSEQDGRNHRLPSEAEWEYACRSGTTTWYSFGNDPDLAYAHGNVADGALEARFPNTARYTRAVRLTAGEGDGHVFTAPVRSFKANAWGLHDLHGNVWEWCQDRWAEDAYDRYLSGISRREREQFVLKDPVFDEATDLHQYGDWRVMRGGAWTCTPAATRASIRTFAEKADSSVYTGFRIVREVNADAK, encoded by the coding sequence TTGAAGACGCTGCCACTTGCCCTGATGATGGCGACGATCCTTTGTGGTTCGATGCTGTTTCCGAAATCGGCTGTCGCACAAACTGATCCACAACAAGTCGACAAATCCGACGACGCAAGCCCGCTGGCCATTCGCTTCGTGCGGATACCCGCAGGGACGTTCATGCGTGGATTTGACAATTCCGATCGCAACGAACAGCGGTTCCACCTGGACCATCCCTATAGCAATCACCAAGACTTTAAATTTGAACGGCCCTCTCATCGGGTCGAACTGACAAAGGCGTTCGAGATAGCTGACTGTGAAGTGACCGTCGGCCAGTTTCGAGAATTTGTCGAAGCGACAGGCTATCGAACCGACGCAGAGAAGAACGGCGGAGCGCTAGGATGGTTTCCAGATGAGGATAACTATGTGGATCGTTTCCATGCCGATCCCGCAGTGACTTGGCAGTCGCCAGGATTCGAACAGAGCGATCGTCATCCCGTTGTCGCGGTCAGTTGGAACGACGCACAAGCGTTCTGCCGCTGGCTATCAGAACAAGATGGCCGAAATCATCGATTGCCGAGCGAGGCAGAGTGGGAATACGCTTGCCGTTCGGGAACGACAACTTGGTATTCATTCGGCAACGATCCAGACCTTGCCTATGCGCATGGCAATGTTGCTGATGGTGCGTTAGAGGCACGTTTTCCAAACACGGCTCGGTACACGCGAGCAGTTCGATTGACGGCGGGTGAAGGCGATGGCCATGTATTTACCGCGCCGGTTCGGTCCTTCAAAGCCAACGCCTGGGGGCTGCACGATTTGCATGGCAACGTCTGGGAGTGGTGCCAGGATCGCTGGGCCGAAGACGCTTACGACCGTTATCTAAGCGGAATTTCGCGCCGAGAAAGAGAGCAATTCGTCCTCAAGGATCCCGTGTTTGATGAGGCGACGGACTTGCATCAATACGGAGATTGGCGAGTCATGCGTGGCGGCGCATGGACTTGCACGCCAGCGGCAACCAGGGCTTCGATCAGGACGTTTGCCGAGAAGGCAGATAGCAGCGTCTACACTGGGTTTCGCATCGTTCGTGAAGTGAACGCGGATGCAAAGTAA
- a CDS encoding sigma-54-dependent transcriptional regulator has translation MTSPASILLVDDDWHLVQSMADWLRELGHSVDVADCIDGAKVTLDQRPYDLLITDLRLRDEDGFQLIGYTKKRHPDTVVLVMTGYATPDTAIEAIKAGAFDLLTKPMIDDELNLAISRAVSQREIEQENEKLRERLDRRSGLEGIISHDYRMMKIFDVIDSVADARASILITGENGTGKSMIARAIHERSARRGKPFVEVACGALPDNLLESELFGHVKGAFTGAATDKVGKFQLADQGTLFLDEIGTATAAMQVKLLRVLQEFQFEQLGGTKTQSVDTRVILATNEDLSKAVSDGSFRQDLYYRINVVNIVLPSLRERVGDIPLLIDYFLREAAETCGRDVDCFDSEAITQMQSYRWPGNVRQLQNVVERAVLLSRGRQLTLNDLPPEVLGQIADPMGPAIPDLRPAGPNLAVAPADLQNKSLREALEGPEREIILHSLRKNNWNRAATADALDINRTTLYKKMKRLGLDDPRLQFAQ, from the coding sequence ATGACCTCACCGGCCTCAATCCTGCTTGTTGACGATGACTGGCACTTGGTTCAGTCCATGGCAGATTGGTTGCGCGAATTGGGTCACAGTGTTGATGTTGCGGACTGTATTGATGGTGCCAAAGTAACGCTCGACCAACGTCCGTACGATTTGCTGATCACCGACCTACGGCTTCGCGACGAGGACGGATTCCAGCTGATCGGCTACACGAAAAAGCGTCACCCCGACACGGTCGTTCTAGTGATGACCGGGTATGCGACGCCAGACACGGCGATCGAAGCGATCAAAGCAGGTGCGTTTGACCTGCTGACCAAACCGATGATCGATGACGAACTGAACTTGGCGATTAGCCGAGCCGTTTCGCAGCGAGAAATCGAACAAGAGAACGAAAAGCTACGCGAGCGACTTGACCGTCGATCCGGACTCGAAGGCATCATCAGCCATGACTACCGGATGATGAAGATCTTCGATGTGATCGATAGCGTCGCGGATGCCCGAGCATCGATCTTGATTACCGGTGAAAACGGAACCGGTAAAAGCATGATCGCACGTGCAATTCATGAACGCAGCGCTCGACGCGGAAAGCCATTTGTCGAAGTCGCATGCGGTGCTTTGCCAGATAATTTGCTCGAAAGCGAACTGTTCGGGCATGTCAAAGGCGCTTTTACCGGAGCGGCCACCGACAAGGTTGGTAAATTCCAACTGGCAGACCAAGGCACGTTATTCCTAGACGAAATTGGAACCGCTACCGCGGCGATGCAAGTCAAATTGCTACGCGTTTTGCAAGAGTTTCAATTCGAACAGCTCGGTGGCACCAAGACACAGTCGGTCGATACCCGAGTCATCCTGGCGACCAACGAAGATTTATCGAAAGCCGTGAGCGACGGTTCGTTTCGACAAGACTTGTACTATCGAATTAACGTCGTCAATATCGTGCTGCCTTCGCTTCGAGAACGCGTCGGTGACATCCCATTGCTGATCGATTATTTCTTGCGTGAAGCAGCAGAAACCTGCGGTCGCGATGTTGACTGTTTCGATTCCGAAGCGATCACTCAAATGCAATCGTATCGCTGGCCAGGAAACGTTCGACAGCTACAAAACGTTGTAGAACGTGCAGTCCTGCTTTCGCGAGGACGTCAGTTAACACTCAACGATTTACCTCCGGAAGTTCTTGGCCAGATTGCTGACCCGATGGGACCAGCAATCCCTGATTTGCGACCGGCAGGCCCCAACCTAGCTGTTGCTCCTGCGGACCTTCAAAACAAGAGCTTGCGTGAAGCACTTGAAGGCCCCGAACGCGAAATCATTCTGCACTCGCTGCGAAAAAACAATTGGAATCGCGCGGCAACCGCTGACGCATTGGACATCAACCGAACCACGCTATACAAGAAAATGAAGCGTTTGGGTTTAGACGATCCACGCCTACAATTCGCTCAGTAG
- a CDS encoding response regulator — MSVKTLVVDDHEAARVGISQLMHGTSISIEVAVADGEYALDLIREEDFDVLLIDVQMRKGDGIALLEELRADHPDLPVVIFSAYDYPVYMARSLANGAQDYLLKCDSAEMIEQVIRYAAEHQSSFPGGRLDVLRKKLTASVKAKDLPEEFPLTGREAQVLRHVAFGLSNREIAKSLSISVETVKEHVQNILRKTGASDRTDVAVRAVRQNFV, encoded by the coding sequence ATGTCAGTGAAAACGTTGGTCGTGGATGATCACGAAGCCGCTCGAGTAGGCATATCGCAATTGATGCATGGAACTTCTATCAGCATCGAGGTCGCGGTTGCGGATGGCGAGTACGCGTTAGACTTGATCCGTGAAGAGGACTTTGATGTTCTGTTGATCGATGTGCAAATGCGGAAGGGCGATGGCATTGCGTTGCTGGAAGAACTTCGCGCTGATCATCCCGATTTACCAGTCGTGATCTTCAGTGCTTATGACTATCCGGTTTACATGGCCCGGTCGCTTGCCAACGGGGCGCAGGACTATCTATTGAAGTGTGACAGCGCCGAGATGATCGAACAGGTCATCCGATACGCGGCAGAGCATCAAAGTAGCTTTCCTGGGGGACGGTTGGATGTCCTGCGAAAGAAGCTGACCGCGTCCGTCAAAGCGAAAGACCTGCCAGAGGAATTTCCATTGACGGGGCGTGAAGCTCAGGTGCTGCGTCACGTCGCGTTTGGACTAAGCAACCGAGAGATCGCAAAGTCGCTTTCGATCAGTGTCGAAACCGTCAAAGAGCACGTGCAGAACATCCTGCGCAAAACAGGTGCGAGTGATCGAACCGATGTTGCGGTACGCGCGGTACGACAGAATTTCGTTTAG
- a CDS encoding serine/threonine-protein kinase: MVNSFSQTPNDLDELELLLDQALAYQADMAMRGRDFSLDSVLAQFGQLAERGEAVLAVLYNDYRLTPVKQRPSRQRELCEKFPSHAAALDRQIGFGQIVDSCLGDEGESQDTEDTLLEVDDAVKPQRERFNPLASIDQLGRFQIERLIGHGGMSSVYLALDTMIDRLVAIKIPRPRKGGKAHFDERCFQEARIAAKCDHPGLIDILEVGRWNDWFYLVSRYADRGDLATWIEDHPGPQPVEQVSRLMTAVAEAVAHCHSRGVLHLDLKPANLLFTTDDEGPQSDGIFPGKVQVADFGLARLSEFDTSDASTTKQFGTLLYMAPEQIEGDQTRINQTTDVFALGIIFYQLLVGHHPFEAPTPFGLMQRIYQGQFIGFEKGSTIPIELQKICQTCLAVDPQCRYQSAEELAEDLKRYQDGHAIAGLHESAFKKALRWCRKESRIKEAAIVAIFSHASIVLGLAFGLAIFLFVEFPFDVSRKEIAIDLGKLALFPHIPAMLTGLAVLSGRRNWQWLSTIIGACTVVMVLQAFVSFESPIRRYSGETFAFIITHVLVAGIVIVTFIPQVIAIPALISFNRRSKR; the protein is encoded by the coding sequence ATGGTCAACTCTTTCAGCCAAACACCAAACGACTTGGACGAACTCGAATTGCTCCTTGACCAAGCGTTGGCTTACCAAGCCGACATGGCAATGCGCGGCAGGGACTTTTCACTCGATTCAGTCCTCGCCCAATTCGGTCAACTGGCCGAACGTGGCGAAGCAGTTCTTGCAGTTCTCTACAACGACTATCGTCTCACGCCGGTCAAACAACGGCCCAGCCGACAGCGTGAGCTTTGCGAAAAGTTCCCCAGTCACGCCGCAGCGCTCGATCGTCAAATCGGGTTCGGACAGATCGTCGATTCATGCCTCGGCGATGAGGGCGAATCACAGGACACCGAAGACACCTTGCTAGAGGTGGACGATGCGGTCAAACCTCAGCGCGAGCGATTCAACCCGCTGGCATCCATCGATCAGCTAGGGCGATTCCAGATCGAGCGTCTGATCGGACACGGAGGAATGAGCAGTGTTTATCTAGCGCTCGACACGATGATTGATCGACTCGTCGCGATCAAGATTCCTCGCCCCCGTAAAGGCGGCAAAGCACATTTTGATGAACGCTGCTTTCAAGAAGCTCGTATCGCGGCCAAGTGTGACCATCCCGGTCTAATCGACATCCTCGAAGTCGGTCGTTGGAACGATTGGTTCTATCTTGTCAGTCGCTATGCCGATCGAGGTGACTTGGCGACTTGGATCGAAGATCATCCGGGCCCGCAACCGGTTGAGCAAGTCTCGCGTTTGATGACAGCGGTCGCCGAAGCCGTCGCCCACTGCCATAGCCGTGGTGTTCTTCACCTCGACTTAAAGCCCGCCAATCTACTTTTCACCACCGACGATGAGGGTCCCCAATCCGATGGAATCTTTCCCGGCAAAGTCCAGGTAGCCGACTTTGGACTGGCAAGGTTATCGGAATTTGATACCAGCGATGCCTCGACAACAAAGCAGTTCGGGACCTTGCTGTATATGGCCCCCGAACAAATCGAAGGCGACCAAACCCGGATTAATCAAACGACCGATGTCTTCGCCCTCGGTATTATCTTCTATCAGCTGCTAGTCGGGCACCATCCCTTCGAGGCGCCAACGCCTTTCGGTTTGATGCAGCGGATCTACCAAGGACAATTCATCGGATTCGAAAAGGGAAGCACAATCCCAATCGAACTTCAGAAGATCTGCCAAACATGCTTGGCGGTTGATCCACAATGTCGATATCAATCGGCAGAAGAATTGGCCGAAGACCTGAAACGCTATCAAGACGGACACGCGATCGCTGGTCTTCACGAATCGGCTTTTAAGAAAGCGTTACGCTGGTGCCGAAAGGAGTCTCGCATCAAAGAAGCCGCGATTGTCGCAATCTTTAGCCATGCCTCGATCGTCCTCGGACTCGCCTTCGGATTGGCAATCTTCCTATTCGTCGAATTTCCATTCGATGTCTCTCGAAAAGAAATCGCCATCGACCTGGGTAAGCTCGCTCTGTTCCCGCACATTCCGGCAATGCTAACGGGACTAGCGGTCTTGTCGGGACGACGCAATTGGCAGTGGCTTAGCACGATCATTGGAGCCTGCACCGTCGTGATGGTGCTACAGGCCTTCGTTTCGTTCGAAAGTCCGATCCGACGATACTCCGGTGAAACCTTCGCGTTTATCATCACCCATGTCTTGGTCGCGGGCATCGTGATTGTCACGTTTATCCCACAAGTCATCGCGATCCCAGCCTTAATTTCCTTCAATCGGCGTTCAAAGCGATAA